In Rutidosis leptorrhynchoides isolate AG116_Rl617_1_P2 chromosome 2, CSIRO_AGI_Rlap_v1, whole genome shotgun sequence, one genomic interval encodes:
- the LOC139889944 gene encoding uncharacterized protein — MRIDDENTSAVAWARLKADFHDNKNSRALYLQRQFTNIRLDDFSSVSAYCQQLKALADQLTNVGDKVTEDRMVLQLIAGLNDNYDTVGTYFIQVDKLPSFYDARSKLILEENRKQKQTAHNSSALDTALLITTPTNRPPPTP; from the coding sequence ATGCGAATTGATGATGAGAATACATCAGCTGTTGCTTGGGCTCGATTGAAGGCAGATTTTCACGACAACAAGAATTCTCGAGCACTCTATCTTCAAAGGCAATTCACCAACATTCGATTGGATGATTTCTCCTCTGTTTCGGCCTATTGTCAGCAATTAAAAGCCCTAGCCGATCAATTAACAAATGTTGGTGATAAAGTGACAGAGGATCGTATGGTTCTTCAATTGATTGCAGGTTTGAACGATAATTATGATACGGTCGGGACATATTTCATACAAGTGGACAAGTTACCTTCTTTTTATGATGCAAGATCCAAACTAATCTTAGAAGAAAACCGTAAACAAAAGCAAACAGCACATAATTCTAGTGCCTTGGACACGGCGTTACTGATCACCACTCCAACCAATCGACCACCACCTACACCGTAA